A single genomic interval of Roseomonas aeriglobus harbors:
- a CDS encoding HlyC/CorC family transporter: MAEDRSRAGNGDSENGSIWTGLRTLIFGDESAETLRDQIEDVLERHDDEKARPIAGDLAPIERQMLKNLLHFGERDAGDMGVPRADIIAVEEGTSFDALVALFADAGHSRLPVYRQRLDTIVGMVHIKDVFPILATGAERPATIESLIRQPLYVPQSMGAIDLLAQMRASRTHLAIVLDEYSGTEGLITIEDLIEEIVGEIEDEHDEAPEALIVPLGGGAWQADARAELEDIAEAIDPRLGEVEEDVDTIGGLAVVLAGHVPEAGETLTHDSGWQIEVVESDAKRVSKLRLHPPKPVPEGVEA; the protein is encoded by the coding sequence ATGGCAGAGGACCGAAGTCGCGCCGGTAACGGCGACTCCGAAAACGGCAGCATCTGGACGGGTCTGAGGACCCTGATCTTCGGCGACGAATCCGCCGAAACGCTGCGCGACCAGATCGAGGACGTGCTCGAGCGTCACGACGACGAAAAGGCCCGGCCGATCGCCGGCGACCTGGCACCGATCGAGCGCCAGATGCTCAAGAACCTGCTGCATTTCGGTGAGCGCGACGCCGGCGACATGGGCGTGCCGCGCGCCGACATCATCGCGGTGGAGGAGGGCACCAGCTTCGACGCGCTCGTCGCGCTGTTCGCCGATGCGGGGCACAGCCGTCTGCCGGTCTATCGCCAGCGGCTCGATACGATCGTCGGCATGGTCCACATCAAGGACGTCTTCCCCATCCTGGCCACCGGCGCGGAAAGGCCCGCGACGATCGAGAGCCTGATCCGCCAGCCGCTCTATGTGCCGCAATCGATGGGCGCGATCGACCTGCTCGCGCAGATGCGCGCCAGCCGGACGCATCTCGCGATCGTCCTCGACGAATATTCGGGCACCGAAGGCCTGATCACGATCGAGGATCTGATCGAGGAGATCGTTGGCGAGATCGAGGACGAGCATGACGAGGCGCCCGAGGCGCTGATCGTTCCGCTGGGCGGCGGCGCCTGGCAGGCGGATGCGCGCGCCGAGCTGGAGGACATTGCCGAGGCGATCGACCCGCGGCTGGGCGAAGTCGAGGAAGACGTCGATACGATCGGTGGCCTCGCGGTCGTGCTGGCTGGGCATGTGCCCGAAGCGGGCGAGACGCTGACGCACGACAGCGGCTGGCAGATCGAGGTCGTCGAATCGGACGCCAAGCGCGTGTCGAAACTGCGGCTGCATCCGCCCAAGCCGGTGCCTGAAGGCGTCGAGGCTTAG
- a CDS encoding GMC family oxidoreductase N-terminal domain-containing protein, giving the protein MGQAHDPNRFSRTPASGTPAGVIEEADIVVVGGGSGGAAVAGRLAESPGRTVVVIDPGGRNTGWRTKMPGAIPFQTPATNWGYQTVPQRGLNGRRGYQPRGRGLGGSSAINAMLYVRGHPSDYDGWATLGCHGWAYDDVLPWFRRAEANTRGADAWHGGDGPLWVSDQQHVHPASRAFIDAAASLQIPVNPDFNGATQDGVGLYQVTQKAGERWTSARAYLSPRPNLHVLTGTLVERVLFEDGRAWGVACLRGGQRHIIRARGGVVLAGGAFATPQLLMLSGIGPARHLVDHGIAVRIDRAGVGADLQDHIDYVATFECDAPGLLGRSARGSVAALAGMARWFGNRTGPMTTPFAEAGGFVATLPGLAAPDVQYHFVISMVEDHGRAKLNGHGYSCHVCVLRPESRGTVRLADGDARSAPLIDPAFLTAPADVATLMRGVRAMYRILTAPALRALNGRDRNAIDLADDLALERLIRARADTVYHPVGTARMGSDAAAVCSPRLAVRGIERLWIADASVMPRLIGGNTNAPTIMIGERCADFIATDLR; this is encoded by the coding sequence ATGGGACAGGCGCACGACCCTAACCGCTTTTCGCGCACGCCGGCATCGGGCACACCGGCCGGCGTGATCGAGGAAGCGGACATCGTCGTCGTCGGGGGCGGATCGGGCGGTGCCGCGGTCGCGGGGCGTCTGGCCGAAAGCCCGGGGCGGACCGTCGTGGTGATCGACCCCGGCGGCCGTAACACCGGCTGGCGCACCAAGATGCCCGGCGCGATCCCGTTCCAGACCCCGGCGACCAACTGGGGCTATCAGACGGTGCCGCAGCGCGGACTGAACGGTCGCCGCGGCTACCAGCCCCGCGGGCGCGGGCTCGGCGGGTCGAGTGCGATCAACGCGATGCTCTACGTCCGCGGGCACCCGTCTGACTACGACGGCTGGGCGACCCTCGGCTGCCACGGCTGGGCGTATGACGATGTGCTGCCGTGGTTTCGGCGGGCGGAAGCGAACACGCGCGGCGCCGACGCCTGGCATGGCGGCGACGGGCCGCTGTGGGTCAGCGATCAGCAGCACGTCCATCCCGCCTCGCGCGCCTTCATCGACGCTGCCGCGAGTCTGCAGATCCCGGTCAATCCCGACTTCAACGGTGCCACCCAGGATGGCGTCGGTCTGTATCAGGTGACCCAGAAGGCCGGCGAACGCTGGACCAGCGCCCGCGCCTACCTCTCGCCGCGTCCGAACCTGCACGTCCTGACCGGCACGTTGGTCGAGCGGGTGCTGTTCGAGGATGGTCGCGCCTGGGGCGTCGCCTGTCTTCGGGGCGGCCAGCGCCACATCATCCGCGCCCGCGGCGGCGTGGTGCTGGCGGGCGGGGCCTTCGCGACCCCGCAGCTGCTGATGCTGTCGGGGATCGGGCCGGCGCGGCACCTGGTCGACCACGGTATCGCGGTGCGGATCGATCGGGCGGGGGTCGGGGCCGATCTGCAGGACCATATCGATTATGTCGCGACCTTCGAGTGCGATGCCCCGGGCCTCCTCGGCCGATCGGCGAGAGGGTCGGTCGCGGCGCTGGCCGGCATGGCGCGGTGGTTCGGCAATCGCACGGGGCCGATGACCACGCCCTTTGCGGAGGCCGGGGGCTTCGTCGCGACCCTGCCCGGCCTGGCAGCGCCCGACGTGCAATATCATTTCGTCATCTCGATGGTCGAGGATCACGGCCGCGCCAAGCTGAACGGGCATGGCTACAGCTGCCACGTCTGCGTGTTGCGGCCCGAAAGTCGTGGCACGGTGCGACTGGCAGATGGCGACGCCCGGAGCGCGCCTCTGATCGATCCGGCGTTCCTGACCGCACCCGCCGACGTCGCCACGCTGATGCGCGGCGTCCGCGCGATGTATCGTATCCTGACGGCGCCGGCGCTGCGGGCGCTGAACGGCCGCGACCGCAACGCGATCGACCTCGCCGATGATCTTGCACTCGAGCGATTGATCCGGGCGCGCGCCGACACGGTCTATCATCCGGTCGGTACCGCCCGGATGGGGTCGGACGCTGCCGCCGTCTGCTCACCGCGGCTGGCGGTGCGCGGTATCGAACGATTGTGGATCGCCGATGCGTCGGTCATGCCTCGACTGATCGGCGGCAATACCAACGCCCCGACGATCATGATCGGTGAACGCTGCGCCGATTTCATCGCCACGGACCTTCGCTGA
- the katG gene encoding catalase/peroxidase HPI translates to MDAKTGSIDKNGGGCPFDHSVRSLLGRTNRDWWPQALAVDILSPNGPVNPMGDDFDYAEAFKQLDYDALKRDLHALMTDSQPWWPADYGHYGPFFIRMAWHAAGTYRTGDGRGGANSGQQRFAPLDSWPDNGNLDKARRLLWPIKQKYGKHISWADLFILTGNVAIESMGGPVFGFGGGRADVYEPEKDIYWGEEDKWVNEGVETRIRPDEGYHELDGPLAAIQMGLIYVNPEGPGGNPDPLQSARDMKATFERMAMNHEETVALTAGGHTFGKAHGNGDASLLGAAPAGGDLAAMGFGWVSSHESGGIGEHTVTSGIEGSWVNTPTEWSENYFRLLLDYEYELVRSPAGAQQWQPINQREEDMAPAAWDPNKKVPTMMTTADMALKVDPEFRAISERFRNDHEAFKDAFARAWFKLTHRDMGPKVRYLGPEVPAEDLIWQDPVPAGTMPSDADVEAVKAKIRDSGLTVSQLIKTAWASASTYRKSDYRGGANGARIRLEPQRNWEANEPEMLAKVLDTLEGLRGNLSMADAIVLGGVVGLEKAIADAGFSVPVPFTGGRGDATQEQTDIDSFAPLEPQADAFRNYLPKKLRVLTEEMMLDRASLLGLSVPEMTVLVGGLRVLGANWGERGHGHFTKRPGQLTTDFFVNLLDMTNVWKESEGSNAEEYVATDRAEGHEKWRATRADLVFGSNSELRAIAEVYAETGHEEKFVKDFVKAWTKVMNADRFDLAA, encoded by the coding sequence ATGGATGCCAAGACGGGTTCGATCGACAAGAACGGCGGCGGCTGCCCCTTCGACCATAGCGTGCGCAGCCTGCTCGGCCGCACCAACCGCGACTGGTGGCCGCAGGCGCTGGCCGTCGACATCCTGTCGCCGAACGGCCCGGTCAACCCGATGGGCGATGATTTCGACTATGCCGAAGCGTTCAAGCAGCTCGATTACGACGCCCTGAAGCGCGACCTGCACGCGCTGATGACCGACAGCCAGCCCTGGTGGCCGGCCGACTATGGTCACTATGGCCCGTTCTTCATCCGCATGGCGTGGCACGCCGCCGGCACCTATCGCACCGGCGACGGCCGCGGTGGCGCGAACAGCGGGCAGCAGCGTTTCGCTCCCCTCGATTCGTGGCCGGACAACGGCAACCTCGACAAGGCCCGCCGCCTGCTGTGGCCGATCAAGCAGAAATACGGCAAGCACATCAGCTGGGCCGATCTGTTCATCCTGACCGGCAACGTCGCGATCGAATCGATGGGCGGCCCGGTGTTCGGCTTCGGCGGCGGTCGTGCCGACGTCTATGAACCCGAGAAGGACATCTACTGGGGCGAGGAAGACAAGTGGGTCAACGAGGGCGTCGAGACCCGCATCCGTCCCGACGAAGGCTATCACGAACTCGACGGACCGCTCGCCGCGATCCAGATGGGCCTCATCTACGTCAATCCGGAAGGTCCGGGCGGCAACCCCGATCCGCTGCAGTCCGCGCGCGACATGAAGGCGACCTTCGAGCGCATGGCGATGAACCATGAGGAAACCGTCGCGCTGACCGCGGGCGGCCACACCTTCGGCAAGGCGCACGGCAATGGCGACGCCTCGCTGCTCGGCGCGGCGCCGGCGGGTGGCGACCTCGCGGCGATGGGCTTCGGCTGGGTGTCGAGCCACGAGAGCGGCGGTATCGGCGAGCACACCGTGACCAGCGGCATCGAGGGGTCGTGGGTGAACACCCCCACCGAGTGGAGCGAGAACTACTTCCGCCTGCTGCTCGATTACGAGTACGAGCTCGTCCGCTCGCCGGCGGGTGCCCAGCAGTGGCAGCCGATCAACCAGCGCGAAGAGGATATGGCGCCCGCCGCCTGGGATCCGAACAAGAAGGTCCCGACGATGATGACGACCGCCGACATGGCGCTGAAGGTCGATCCGGAATTCCGCGCGATCAGCGAGAGGTTCCGCAACGACCACGAAGCGTTCAAGGACGCGTTCGCCCGCGCCTGGTTCAAGCTGACCCACCGCGACATGGGCCCGAAGGTCCGCTACCTCGGCCCCGAAGTCCCGGCCGAAGACCTGATCTGGCAGGACCCGGTTCCTGCCGGGACGATGCCGTCGGACGCCGATGTCGAAGCGGTGAAGGCCAAGATCCGTGACAGCGGCCTGACCGTCAGCCAGCTGATCAAGACCGCCTGGGCCTCGGCCTCGACCTACCGCAAGTCCGACTATCGCGGTGGTGCGAACGGTGCGCGCATCCGGCTCGAGCCGCAGCGCAACTGGGAGGCCAACGAGCCGGAGATGCTGGCGAAGGTCCTCGACACGCTCGAGGGGCTGCGCGGCAACCTGTCGATGGCGGACGCCATCGTGCTCGGCGGTGTCGTCGGCCTCGAAAAGGCGATTGCGGACGCGGGCTTCTCGGTACCGGTCCCGTTCACCGGCGGTCGCGGCGACGCGACGCAGGAACAGACCGACATCGACAGCTTCGCGCCGCTCGAGCCGCAGGCCGATGCGTTCCGCAACTATCTCCCCAAGAAGCTGCGCGTGCTGACCGAGGAAATGATGCTCGACCGTGCATCGCTGCTCGGCCTGTCGGTGCCGGAAATGACCGTACTGGTCGGCGGCCTGCGCGTTCTCGGTGCGAATTGGGGCGAGCGTGGCCATGGCCACTTCACCAAGCGTCCGGGCCAGCTGACCACCGACTTCTTCGTCAACCTGCTCGACATGACCAATGTCTGGAAGGAATCGGAAGGCAGCAACGCCGAGGAATATGTCGCGACCGATCGTGCGGAAGGCCATGAAAAGTGGCGTGCCACGCGGGCCGACCTGGTGTTCGGTTCGAACAGCGAACTGCGCGCCATCGCCGAGGTCTATGCCGAAACCGGCCATGAGGAGAAGTTCGTGAAGGACTTCGTCAAGGCCTGGACCAAGGTCATGAACGCAGACCGGTTCGATCTCGCCGCCTAA
- a CDS encoding pyridoxamine 5'-phosphate oxidase family protein has protein sequence MPKYLTDLAEIMRDIDFTMLSTKTADGGIAARPMSNNRDVDYDGDSFFFALDSTHTVKEIQADPNVGLTLHGNKGLLGKPPVFIAAEGKAEIIRDKAAFEAHWVKDLERWFEQGTDTPGLVLIKVHADRIHYWDGEDQGEITFA, from the coding sequence ATGCCCAAATATCTGACCGACCTCGCCGAAATCATGCGCGATATCGACTTCACGATGCTGTCGACCAAGACCGCCGACGGCGGCATTGCCGCCCGCCCGATGAGCAACAACCGCGACGTGGATTACGACGGCGACAGCTTCTTCTTCGCGCTCGACAGCACGCATACGGTGAAGGAAATCCAGGCCGATCCGAACGTCGGACTGACGCTCCACGGTAACAAGGGGCTGCTCGGCAAGCCGCCGGTCTTCATCGCCGCAGAGGGCAAGGCCGAGATCATCCGCGACAAGGCCGCGTTCGAGGCGCACTGGGTGAAGGATCTCGAGCGCTGGTTCGAACAGGGCACCGACACGCCCGGCCTGGTGCTGATCAAGGTCCACGCCGACCGCATCCATTATTGGGACGGCGAGGATCAGGGCGAGATCACATTCGCCTGA
- a CDS encoding type II toxin-antitoxin system VapC family toxin: MTVFVDASVIVAILNDEEDALGQAARLASFEDPVMSPVAGWEATVAVAKRRSEDMGLASRRIQDLVTAANVRTVSIGTDEMRIAIDAYERYGKGRHPANLNMGDCFAYACAKTNGATLLYKGDDFSKTDLA; the protein is encoded by the coding sequence ATGACGGTATTCGTCGACGCATCAGTGATTGTCGCAATTCTCAACGATGAAGAGGACGCGCTCGGTCAAGCCGCGCGCTTGGCCTCTTTCGAGGACCCGGTGATGTCGCCGGTCGCGGGTTGGGAAGCGACGGTCGCGGTCGCGAAGCGCCGATCTGAAGACATGGGATTGGCTTCCAGACGGATTCAGGATCTCGTGACCGCTGCCAACGTTCGGACGGTTTCCATTGGGACGGATGAGATGCGGATCGCGATCGACGCATACGAGCGGTACGGCAAGGGCCGGCACCCTGCCAATCTGAACATGGGCGATTGCTTCGCCTACGCCTGCGCCAAGACCAACGGTGCGACGTTGCTCTACAAGGGCGATGATTTCTCGAAAACGGACCTCGCATGA
- a CDS encoding type II toxin-antitoxin system VapB family antitoxin translates to MASLYIKDEETAALAAEVARRMGTTKTEAVRTALREKKATFAPETHKPDLVAWVKAYHQRNPLPPSDGFTADKAFFDWLSGEEDVEDASKR, encoded by the coding sequence ATGGCATCGCTGTACATCAAGGACGAGGAGACGGCAGCGCTGGCGGCGGAAGTCGCGCGTCGGATGGGCACGACCAAGACAGAAGCGGTGCGAACCGCATTGCGCGAGAAGAAGGCGACGTTTGCGCCGGAAACGCATAAACCTGACCTAGTTGCTTGGGTGAAGGCGTATCACCAGCGGAATCCACTGCCGCCATCGGACGGCTTCACTGCGGACAAGGCATTCTTCGACTGGCTCTCGGGTGAGGAAGACGTCGAAGATGCGTCCAAGCGATGA
- a CDS encoding DMT family transporter, with product MTDRRTLRPYAMLAAAMLFWAGNAIAGRLVRDDIPPATLSLMRWVGALALLLPFAWGHLVRDRAVLIAAWPRVVVIGLLGVAAFNALYYFGLHYTTASNGLLLQALIPTLVLVCDRLIFGIRPGWSAVAGVAVSTVGVAVIVFRGDPALLVGFVLGRGDAIILVSVVVWALYTSLLRTKPDAHPLAFLAATFMAGLVALLPLSVAELAGGARLHWTPTTIAVVGYVAVFPSLLSYLLFGAGVAALGAGRAGQTINLMPLFGALLAAALLGETLHGYHAIGMALILVGLAIGLLGARAVRRM from the coding sequence GTGACCGACCGCCGCACCCTGCGGCCGTACGCCATGCTGGCGGCGGCGATGCTGTTCTGGGCGGGCAATGCGATAGCCGGACGGCTGGTCCGTGACGATATCCCGCCAGCGACGCTCAGCCTGATGCGCTGGGTGGGCGCACTCGCGCTACTGCTCCCCTTCGCCTGGGGACATCTGGTGCGCGACCGTGCGGTGCTGATCGCCGCCTGGCCACGGGTGGTCGTGATCGGGCTCCTGGGCGTCGCTGCATTCAACGCGCTCTATTATTTCGGGCTGCATTACACGACGGCGAGCAACGGGCTGTTGCTCCAGGCGCTGATCCCGACCCTCGTCCTGGTCTGCGACCGACTGATCTTCGGCATCCGCCCGGGGTGGAGCGCCGTCGCAGGCGTCGCCGTCTCGACGGTCGGCGTCGCGGTGATCGTATTCCGCGGTGATCCAGCACTGTTGGTCGGCTTCGTGCTCGGCCGCGGCGATGCGATCATTCTCGTCTCGGTGGTGGTCTGGGCGCTGTACACCAGCCTGTTGCGTACCAAGCCCGATGCGCATCCGCTCGCATTCCTGGCGGCGACCTTCATGGCGGGGCTCGTCGCCTTGCTCCCCTTGTCGGTCGCCGAGCTGGCGGGCGGCGCACGGCTGCACTGGACCCCGACCACGATCGCCGTGGTCGGCTACGTCGCCGTCTTCCCCTCGCTGCTCTCCTACCTGTTGTTCGGCGCCGGCGTCGCGGCACTGGGGGCGGGGCGCGCCGGGCAGACGATCAACCTGATGCCGCTATTCGGCGCGCTCCTGGCAGCGGCGCTGCTGGGCGAAACGCTCCACGGCTATCACGCCATCGGCATGGCGCTGATCCTGGTCGGGCTGGCGATCGGTCTGCTCGGCGCGCGGGCGGTCAGGCGAATGTGA
- a CDS encoding PhoH family protein, translating to MSRKPVPAQSGERSRTEVVFDRPELLPQLFGEFDTNLVALENRLGVYITARGNRVQVEGTAEQVALARDVLNGLHTRILQGQDIDPGMVDAVIALAAQPVLDGIISTERGHGIPPIMIRTRKKTIVPRTIAQTHYMRDLVGHDIIFALGPAGTGKTYLAVAQAVSQLITGSIQRLILSRPAVEAGEKLGFLPGDMKEKVDPYLRPLYDALHDCLPAEQVERRIASGEIEIAPIAFMRGRTLADAFIILDEAQNTTPAQMKMFLTRFGEGSRMVVCGDPKQVDLPGGVAGSGLADAVARLEGVEGIAVTRFSAADVVRHPIVGRIVEAYEGQDG from the coding sequence ATGAGCCGAAAGCCCGTTCCCGCCCAGTCCGGCGAGCGCAGCCGTACCGAAGTGGTCTTCGACCGTCCGGAGCTGCTGCCGCAGCTGTTCGGGGAGTTCGACACCAATCTGGTCGCGCTGGAGAATCGGCTGGGGGTCTACATCACCGCGCGCGGCAACCGCGTGCAGGTGGAGGGAACGGCGGAGCAGGTGGCGCTGGCGCGCGACGTGCTGAACGGCCTCCACACCCGTATCCTCCAGGGCCAGGACATCGACCCCGGCATGGTCGACGCCGTGATCGCGCTCGCCGCGCAGCCGGTGCTCGACGGCATCATTTCGACCGAGCGTGGCCACGGCATCCCGCCGATCATGATCCGGACGCGCAAGAAGACGATCGTGCCGCGGACGATCGCCCAGACGCATTATATGCGCGATCTGGTCGGCCACGACATCATCTTCGCGCTTGGCCCCGCGGGCACCGGCAAGACCTATCTTGCGGTGGCCCAGGCCGTATCGCAGCTCATCACCGGCAGCATCCAGCGCCTGATCCTGTCGCGTCCCGCGGTGGAGGCGGGGGAGAAGCTGGGCTTCCTGCCGGGCGACATGAAGGAGAAGGTCGATCCCTATCTCCGCCCGCTGTACGACGCGCTCCACGATTGCCTGCCCGCCGAACAGGTCGAGCGGCGCATCGCCAGCGGCGAGATCGAGATCGCCCCGATCGCCTTCATGCGCGGCCGCACGCTGGCGGATGCCTTCATCATCCTCGACGAGGCACAGAACACCACGCCTGCGCAGATGAAGATGTTCCTGACCCGCTTCGGCGAAGGCAGCCGCATGGTGGTGTGCGGCGACCCGAAGCAGGTCGACCTGCCCGGCGGTGTCGCCGGCTCCGGTCTGGCCGACGCTGTCGCACGACTGGAGGGCGTCGAGGGCATCGCCGTCACCCGCTTCTCGGCCGCCGACGTCGTCCGCCACCCGATCGTCGGCCGGATCGTCGAAGCCTATGAGGGGCAGGACGGTTGA
- a CDS encoding sorbosone dehydrogenase family protein, with product MRKHILIVLGIFLVIAGGAAYYLTRPDVARLPVEAVMGVRPNITDPRKQWFPTIGIAEVVGWNGGKPTPGAGLQVAAFAQGLDHPRWMYRLPNGDVLVAETNSPPREGGGITGWAMKLLMGRAGADTPSANRISLLRDANGDGVAETKTAFMTGLNSPFGMALVGDWLYVANTDALVRVRYTPGATTISAKPEVVTTYPGGGNHWTRGLVAAPDGKTLYVSVGSASNIGENGMDVERNRAGILQVFPDTKYKRLYAAGLRNPVGLAIEPRSQRLWTVVNERDMLGSDVPPDYMAAVDLGDNFGWPWYYWGGYPDTRVEPANPALQEYSKRGDYALGAHTASLGLAFAGDAKLGPRFANGAFVGQHGSWNREPKAGYKVLYVPFGANAFPDRQAKPVDVLTGFLDSEGRARGRPVGVITDASGALLVADDVGNVIWRVRAAGNQR from the coding sequence ATGCGCAAACACATCCTGATCGTGCTCGGCATCTTCCTCGTCATCGCAGGCGGCGCGGCCTATTATCTGACGCGGCCCGACGTCGCGCGGCTGCCGGTCGAGGCGGTGATGGGGGTGCGGCCCAACATCACCGATCCGCGCAAACAATGGTTCCCGACGATCGGCATCGCCGAAGTCGTCGGTTGGAACGGCGGCAAGCCGACGCCGGGCGCGGGCCTGCAGGTCGCGGCGTTTGCGCAAGGGCTCGACCATCCGCGCTGGATGTACCGCCTGCCGAACGGCGATGTACTGGTTGCCGAGACGAACTCGCCCCCGCGGGAGGGCGGCGGGATCACCGGCTGGGCGATGAAGCTGCTGATGGGCCGCGCCGGTGCCGATACCCCGTCAGCCAACCGGATCTCGCTGCTGCGCGACGCGAACGGCGATGGCGTCGCGGAGACGAAGACGGCCTTCATGACCGGGCTGAATTCGCCGTTCGGCATGGCCCTGGTCGGCGACTGGCTGTACGTCGCCAACACCGACGCGCTGGTCCGGGTGCGCTACACGCCGGGCGCGACGACGATCAGCGCCAAGCCGGAAGTCGTCACCACCTATCCGGGCGGCGGCAATCACTGGACCCGTGGCTTGGTCGCGGCGCCCGATGGCAAGACGTTGTACGTTTCGGTCGGCTCTGCGTCGAACATCGGCGAAAACGGGATGGACGTGGAAAGGAACCGCGCCGGCATCCTGCAAGTGTTCCCGGACACGAAGTACAAGCGCCTCTACGCCGCCGGGCTGCGCAACCCTGTCGGCTTGGCCATCGAACCGCGGTCGCAGCGGCTGTGGACGGTCGTGAACGAACGCGACATGCTCGGCTCCGACGTGCCGCCCGACTATATGGCGGCGGTCGACCTGGGGGATAACTTCGGCTGGCCCTGGTATTATTGGGGCGGTTATCCCGACACGCGGGTCGAGCCGGCCAACCCGGCGTTGCAGGAATATTCGAAGCGTGGCGATTACGCGCTGGGGGCGCATACCGCCTCGCTCGGCCTCGCCTTCGCCGGCGATGCGAAGCTGGGACCCCGCTTTGCCAACGGCGCCTTCGTCGGCCAGCACGGATCGTGGAACCGCGAGCCCAAGGCCGGGTACAAGGTGCTCTACGTGCCGTTCGGCGCCAACGCCTTCCCCGACCGCCAAGCCAAGCCGGTCGATGTGCTGACCGGCTTTCTCGACAGCGAAGGCCGCGCGCGTGGCCGCCCGGTGGGGGTCATCACCGATGCGAGCGGCGCGCTGCTGGTGGCGGACGACGTGGGCAACGTCATCTGGCGGGTGCGAGCGGCTGGTAACCAGCGTTAA
- the ybeY gene encoding rRNA maturation RNase YbeY, with product MIDIAVLREDPWPDATDWEALATRAATAAIRATPQRDWLAHPVQIEIAVRLTSDDEVHTLNRQYREKDKPTNVLSFPMVQPDLLDTVTQGSDDGEVLLGDIVLAHGVCAAEAAEKGVSVDDHATHLIVHGTLHLLGHDHGTDAEAEVMEGLERDVLSGLGIADPYLIRED from the coding sequence ATGATCGATATCGCCGTCCTCCGCGAAGACCCCTGGCCCGATGCGACCGATTGGGAGGCGCTCGCCACCCGCGCCGCCACCGCCGCGATTCGGGCGACACCGCAGCGCGACTGGCTGGCGCATCCGGTGCAGATCGAGATCGCCGTCCGGCTGACCAGCGACGACGAGGTTCACACGCTCAACCGCCAATATCGCGAAAAGGACAAGCCGACCAACGTGCTCTCCTTCCCGATGGTCCAGCCCGACCTGCTCGATACGGTCACCCAAGGCTCGGACGACGGCGAAGTGTTGCTCGGCGACATCGTCCTCGCCCACGGCGTTTGCGCGGCCGAGGCGGCGGAAAAGGGGGTGTCGGTCGACGATCACGCCACCCATTTGATTGTCCACGGCACCCTGCATCTGCTAGGCCACGACCACGGCACCGATGCGGAAGCCGAGGTGATGGAGGGGCTGGAGCGCGACGTGCTCTCCGGTCTCGGCATCGCCGATCCCTATCTGATCCGCGAGGATTGA